The following are encoded together in the Plasmodium brasilianum strain Bolivian I chromosome 10, whole genome shotgun sequence genome:
- a CDS encoding hypothetical protein (Plasmodium exported protein), giving the protein MMNKKYNILNISMIHEENKNISKSFLNVHFETLKRCRRRDKINELVLFLKTFIFTFLLWTDLCFNDHTFGKSWDNNNHLENIFYYKNIRALTENEYDVKTYYKVLVANFKDKFLENEGKINPKTNTLKLNSKLRNEDENVKPKRKLLKVKLNEKLSTKYENVKPEYKLLKVKFKDNLKRKGESKKCKNRKGYINVYDIDGNTHSKNRNVNYNFNSYEERMFPAFQRHIVNIVKNNGDYKNSYESRIIREYSNEHKKFVGYSNYDQNGKEYIHRNENDNGDGDGDGDENGNGSEYGEESGDINEDKEKDGNGNECKEEDANEDRNDSVYGSGGGSGGGSGDGSGDGSGDGNRNGNGNGDGNKNDGNGNEDKDGDDKENNESNDKNDEEKDENENSDDTENKDKNDDIAENEYNKPNVIEVEEVKEEKMLREQNSLNESAIVNGEDMLYEEKGENTINTKNEDSEIQKKLEKGKEDVIDDTILEMTEHNEKETYKNFDEDSGKNISVNFFRGKSVKKMKFYNIIEGNIKIIKGYVDKMINWCLTEYDILKKIIENYLGDNINKNKHADTNVKETGILRKNIIEFTYITDDKKDNEDRKAEENRSAGEITSEKTKNVLLANIGESFIMSILEKTSDIAKKGALYIDAMLDNICALAKKGASYINSKLYNIVNFAKKCALYIEGRLNKTCMLAKKRAVDIMGMLEEISDIARIYAINIIGALYKIG; this is encoded by the exons atgaTGAATAAGAAATACAATATCTTGAATATATCCATGATACatgaggaaaataaaaatatatctaaaagttttttaaatgtGCATTTTGAAACATTAAAAAGGTGTCGGAGGAGagacaaaataaatgaacttGTTTTGTTTcttaaaacttttatttttacatttttattatggaCGGATCTATGCTTTAATGAT cATACCTTCGGTAAATCATgggataataataatcatctagagaatatattttattataaaaatattcgaGCATTAACAGAAAATGAGTACGATGTgaaaacatattataaagTACTAGTTGCGAATTTTAAAGATAAATTTCTTGAAAATGAAGGGAAAATAAATCCAAAAACAAacacattaaaattaaatagtaaATTGAGAAACGAAGATGAGAATGTGAAACCTAAACGcaaattattaaaagtaaaattaaatgaaaaactgAGCActaaatatgaaaatgtgAAACctgaatataaattattaaaagttaaatttaaggataatttaaaaagaaaaggagaGAGTAAGAAGTGTAAAAACAGAAAAggttatataaatgtttatgaCATTGATGGAAATACTCATAGTAAGAATAGGaatgttaattataattttaattcatatGAGGAAAGAATGTTTCCTGCTTTTCAGAGACATATTGTGAacatagtaaaaaataatggagattataaaaattcatatgaGAGTCGCATTATACGGGAATATTCAAACGAACATAAAAAGTTTGTGGGATATAGTAACTATGATCAAAACggaaaagaatatatacatagaaatgaaaatgataatgGCGATGGCGATGGTGATGGGGATGAAAATGGAAATGGAAGTGAATATGGGGAGGAAAGTGGAGATATAAATGAAGATAAGGAAAAAGATGGAAATGGAAACGAATGTAAGGAAGAAGATGCAAATGAAGATAGAAATGATAGTGTATATGGAAGTGGAGGTGGAAGTGGAGGTGGAAGTGGAGATGGAAGTGGAGATGGAAGTGGAGATGGAAATAGAAATGGAAATGGAAATGGAGATGGAAATAAAAACGATGGAAATGGAAATGAAGATAAAGATGGTGACGAcaaggaaaataatgaatcGAATGATAAGAACgatgaagaaaaagatgAGAATGAAAATTCAGATGACACggaaaataaagataaaaatgacGATATTGCggaaaatgaatataacaaACCAAACGTGATAGAAGTTGAAGAGgtaaaagaggaaaaaatgtTAAGAGAACAAAATTCTTTAAATGAATCTGCAATAGTAAATGGAGAGGATATGTTATATGAAGAGAAAGGGGAAAATAcaattaatacaaaaaatgagGATAGTGAAATTCAAAAGAAAttagaaaaaggaaaagaagatGTTATTGATGATACAATATTAGAAATGACTGAGcataatgaaaaggaaacatataaaaattttgacgAAGATagtggaaaaaatatatctgtaaatttttttagagGTAAATctgtgaaaaaaatgaaattttataatataatagaaggaaatataaaaattataaaagggTATGTagataaaatgataaattggTGTTTGACGGAATATgatatcttaaaaaaaataatagaaaattacTTAGGGgacaatataaataaaaataagcatGCAGATACAAATGTAAAAGAAACGggaattttaagaaaaaatattattgaatttacatatattactgATGACAAAAAAGATAATGAAGATAGAAAAGCAGAAGAAAACAGAAGTGCAGGTGAAATAACATCtgaaaaaactaaaaatgtACTACTAGCAAACATAGGTGAATCATTTATAATGagtatattagaaaaaacaaGTGATATAGCTAAAAAAGGtgcattatatatagatgCTATGTTAGATAATATTTGTGCATTAGCTAAAAAGGGTgcatcatatataaatagtaagttatataatattgttaattttgcTAAAAAATGTGCATTATATATAGAGGGTAGATTGAATAAAACATGTATGTTAGCTAAAAAACGTGCAGTCGATATAATGGGTATGTTAGAAGAAATTAGTGATATAGCTAGAATATAtgcaataaatataattggTGCACTATATAAAATTGGCTAA